One segment of Salvelinus fontinalis isolate EN_2023a chromosome 12, ASM2944872v1, whole genome shotgun sequence DNA contains the following:
- the LOC129866795 gene encoding CCR4-NOT transcription complex subunit 1 isoform X8, which yields MNLDSLSLALSQISYLVDNLTKKNYRASQQEIQHIVNRHGPEADRHLLRCLFSHVDFSGDGKSSGKDFHQFLIQECVSLISKPNFISTLCYAIDNPLHYQKSLKPSAHLFTQLSKVLKLSKVQEVIFGLALLNSCNADLRGFAAQFVKQKLPDLLRSYVDADLGVNQEGGFQDIAIEVLHLLLSHLLFGQKGASGVGQEQIDAFLKTLCRDFPQARCPVVLAPLLYPEKRDILMDRILPDSGELAKTMMESSLAEFMQEVGYGFCASLDECRNIILQYGVREVTASQVARVLGMMARTHSGLSDGIPLQSISAPGSGIWSDGKDKSDGSQAHTWNVEVLIDVVKEVNPNLNFKEVTYELDHPGFMIRDSKGLQMVVYGIQRGLGMEVFPVDLIYRPWKHAEGQLSFIQHSLMSPDVFCFADYPCHTVAIDILKAPPEDDNREIATWKSLDLVESLLRLSEVGQYEQVKQLFSFPIKHCPDMLVLALLQISTSWHTLRHELISTLMPIFLGNHPNSAIILHYAWHGQGQSPSIRQLIMHSMAEWYMRGEQYDQAKLSRILDVAQDLKSLSMLLNGTPFAFVIDLAALASRREYLKLDKWLTDKIREHGVGGEPFIQACVTFLKRRCPSIMGGLAPEKDQPKSAQLPPETMATMLGCLQSCAGSVSQELSETILTMVANCSNVMNKARQPPPGVMPKGRAPSTSSLDAISPVQVSVSPLQMDPLTAMGSLNLSSSATSHTQSMQGFPTPLGSAFSNPQSPAKAFPPLSNPNPSTPFGGIGSLSSQLGNTGPLGSGIGSGLGMPAVSSDPFGTRKMSTPGLNPTTFQQTDLSQVWPEANQHFSKEIDDEANSYFQRIYNHPPHPTMSVDEVLEMLQRFKDSTIKREREVFNCMLRNLFEEYRFFPQYPDKELHITACLFGGIIEKGLVTYMALGLALRYVLEALRKPFGSKMYYFGIAALDRFKNRLKDYPQYCQHLASIGHFLQFPLTLQECVQYIEYGQQSRDPPVKMQGSITTPGSLALAQAQAQSQPPKAPQSGQPSTLVTTATATTTVAKTTTITRPSPGSFKKDVPPSINTTNIDTLLVATDQTERIVEPPENVQEKIAFIFNNLSQSNMTQKVEELKETVKEEFMPWVSQYLVMKRVSIEPNFHSLYSNFLDTLKNPEFVKMVLNETYRNIKVLLTSDKAAANFSDRSLLKNLGHWLGMITLAKNKPILYTDLEVKSLLLEAYVKGQQELLYVVPFVAKVLESSLRSVIFRPQNPWTMAIMNVLAELHTEHDLKLNLKFEIEVLCKNLSLDINDLKPGTLLKDKDKLKSLEEQLSAPKKEAKPPEEMIPIVSTGDFLPFAAAPSTPAPTTTCSATGPPTPQFSYHDINVYALAGLAPHINININIPLLQAHPQLKQCVRQSIERAVQELVHPVVDRSIKIAMTTCEQIVRKDFALDSEESRMRVAAHHMMRNLTAGMAMITCREPLLMSIATNLKNSFAAALRAPTPQQREMMEEAAARVAQDNCELACCFIQKTAVEKAGPEMDKRLATEFELRKHARQEGRRYCDPVVLTYQAERMPEQIRLKVGGVDPKQLAVYEEFARNVPGFLPSNDLSQPTGFLAQPMKQQAWATDDVAQIYDKCMADLEQHLHAIPPALAMNPQTQALRSLLEAVALARNSRDGIAALGLLQKAVEGLLDATSGADADLLLRYRECHLLVLKALQDGRAYGPLWCNKQITRCLIECRDEYKYNVEAVELLIRNHLVNMQQYDLHLAQSMENGLHYMAVAFAMQLVKLLLVDERSVSHITEADLFHTIETLMRTSAHSRANAPEGLPQLMDVVRSNYEAMIDRAHGGPNFMMHSGISQASEYDDPPGLREKAEYLLREWVNLYHSAAAGRDSTKAFSAFVGQMHQQGILKTDDLITRFFRLCTEMCVEISYRAQAEQQHNPAASAAIIRAKCYHNLDAFVRLIALLVKHSGEATNTVTKINLLNKVLGIVVGVLIQDHDVRQTEFQQLPYHRIFIMLLLELNAPEHVLETINFQTLTAFCNTFHILRPTKAPGFVYAWLELISHRIFIARMLAHTPQQKGWPMYAQLLIDLFKYLAPFLRNVELNKPMQILYKGTLRVLLVLLHDFPEFLCDYHYGFCDVIPPNCIQLRNLILSAFPRNMRLPDPFTPNLKVDMLSEINIAPRILTNFTGVMPSQFKKDLDSYLKTRSPVTFLSELRSNLQVGGATLGPWKYLQHNDTSLEQVSNEPGNRYNIQLINALVLYVGTQAIAHIHNKGSTPSMSTITHSAHMDIFQNLAVDLDTEGRYLFLNAIANQLRYPNSHTHYFSCTMLYLFAEANTEAIQEQITRVLLERLIVNRPHPWGLLITFIELIKNPAFKFWSHDFVHCAPEIEKLFQSVAQCCMGQKQAQQVMEGTGAS from the exons ATGAATCTTGACTCGCTCTCGCTGGCTTTGTCTCAAATCAGCTACCTGGTGGACAATTTAACAAAGAAAAACTACAGAGCCAGCCAGCAGGAAATACAGCAT ATTGTGAATCGTCACGGCCCTGAGGCGGACAGGCATTTATTACGCTGTCTCTTCTCCCATGTGGATTTCAGTGGTGATGGTAAAAGCAGTGGCAAAGATTTTCATCAG TTTCTGATCCAGGAGTGTGTTTCACTGATTTCAAAGCCTAATTTTATTTCAACACTTTGCTACGCCATCGACAATCCTTTGCACTACCAGAAG AGTTTGAAGCCGTCGGCCCACTTGTTTACTCAGTTGAGTAAAGTTCTCAAGCTAAGCAAGGTTCAAGAA GTGATATTTGGCCTTGCTTTGCTCAATTCGTGCAACGCAGACCTTCGTGGTTTTG CCGCGCAGTTCGTCAAACAAAAGCTCCCTGATCTCCTCCGCTCGTACGTGGACGCGGACCTTGGCGTTAACCAGGAAGGTGGCTTCCAAGATATTGCCATAGAGGTCCTGCACCTGCTCCTCTCCCATCTTCTGTTTGGCCAGAAGGGAGCCAGTGGCGTCGGACAAGAGCAGATTGACGCTTTCCTCAAGACACTGTGCAGAG atttCCCGCAGGCGCGCTGCCCTGTGGTGCTTGCACCGCTGCTGTACCCTGAAAAACGGGACATTCTGATGGACAGGATTCTGCCAGACTCGGGAGAGTTAGCCAAGACCATGATGGAGAGTTCTCTTGCAGAGTTCATGCAGGAAGTTGGCTATGGCTTTTGTGCTAG TCTTGATGAATGCCGCAACATAATTCTGCAGTATGGGGTGCGAGAGGTTACTGCCAGCCAGGTGGCCAGGGTCCTGGGGATGATGGCTCGTACCCACTCTGGCTTGTCTGATGGAATCCCCCTACAG TCCATCTCTGCTCCGGGCAGTGGCATTTGGAGTGATGGAAAGGACAAAAGTGATGGTTCTCAGGCCCACACTTGGAATGTAGAAGTTCTGATTGACGTAGTCAAAGAAGTT AACCCCAATCTGAACTTCAAAGAGGTGACCTACGAGCTCGATCACCCTGGCTTTATGATCCGGGACAGTAAGGGACTTCAGATGGTGGTGTATGGGATCCAGAGGGGCCTGGGCATGGAGGTGTTCCCTGTCGACCTCATCTACCGGCCCTGGAAGCATGCTGAGGGACAG CTGTCATTCATTCAGCACTCCCTCATGAGCCCAGATGTGTTCTGCTTCGCTGACTACCCCTGCCACACCGTAGCCATCGACATACTGAAGGCGCCACCCGAGGACGATAACAGGGAGATAGCCACCTG GAAGAGCCTGGACCTGGTGGAGAGCCTCCTGCGCCTCTCTGAGGTGGGCCAGTACGAGCAGGTGAAGCAGCTCTTCAGTTTCCCCATCAAGCACTGTCCTGACATGCTGGTGCTGGCGCTGCTGCAGATCAGCACCTCCTGGCACACCCTGCGCCACGAGCTCATCTCCACCCTCATGCCCATCTTCCTGGGCAACCATCCCAACTCTGCCATCATCTTGCACTACGCGTGGCACGGACAGGGCCAGTCCCCCTCTATCCGTCAGCTGATCATGCACTCGATGGCAGAGTGGTAcatgagaggagagcagtacGACCAGGCCAAGCTGTCCCGCATCCTGGATGTGGCCCAGGACTTGAAG tctctttcaATGCTGCTAAATGGTACTCCATTTGCCTTTGTTATTGACCTTGCTGCACTTGCCTCTCGCCGTGAATACCTCAAACTTGACAAATGGCTGACTGACAAAATCCGAGAGCACGGGGTGGGTGGC GAGCCCTTCATCCAGGCATGTGTAACGTTCCTGAAGAGACGCTGTCCCTCTATTATGGGTGGTCTGGCCCCAGAGAAGGACCAGCCCAAAAGCGCCCAGCTCCCCCCGGAAACGATGGCTACCATGCTGGGCTGTCTGCAGTCCTGTGCAGG GAGTGTGTCTCAAGAGCTCTCTGAGACTATCTTGACCATGGTTGCCAACTGTAGCAACGTCATGAACAAAGCCCGCCAGCCACCACCGGGGGTCATGCCAAAGGGACGTGCTCCCAGCACCAGCAGCCTAGACGCCATTTCCCCTGTGCAGGTATCGGTGTCTCCTCTCCAG ATGGATCCCCTGACAGCCATGGGTTCGCTGAACCTGAGCAGCTCTGCCACCTCTCACACACAGAGCATGCAGGGCTTCCCTACCCCGCTGGGCTCTGCCTTCAGCAACCCCCAGTCCCCAGCTAAGGCCTTCCCTCCACTgtccaaccccaaccccagcacACCATTTGGGGGGATTGGAAGCCTCTCTTCACAGCTAGGTAACACAG GTCCGCTGGGATCAGGCATTGGTTCTGGTCTTGGAATGCCAGCGGTGAGCAGCGATCCGTTTGGGACGAGGAAGATGAGCACACCGGGCCTGAATCCGACCACCTTTCAGCAGA CTGACCTATCTCAGGTGTGGCCCGAGGCTAACCAGCACTTTAGTAAGGAGATTGACGATGAGGCTAACAGTTACTTCCAGCGCATCTACAAtcaccccccacaccccaccaTGTCTGTGGATGAG GTGCTGGAGATGTTGCAGAGGTTCAAGGACTCCACCATCAAGCGAGAGCGGGAGGTCTTTAACTGTATGCTGAGGAACTTGTTTGAGGAGTACCGCTTCTTCCCCCAGTACCCTGACAAGGAGCTGCACATCACCGCCTGCCTGTTCGGGGGGATCATCGAGAAGGGTCTTGTCACCTACATGGCCCTTGGGCTGGCCCTCAGATATGTCCTTGAAGCCTTAAGGAAGCCATTTGGATCCAAAATGTATTACTTTGGAATCGCTGCTCTAGATAGATTCAAAAATAG GCTGAAGGACTATCCCCAATATTGTCAGCATTTGGCCTCGATCGGCCACTTTCTGCAATTCCCCCTTACTTTACAAGAG TGTGTGCAGTATATCGAGTATGGCCAACAGTCACGGGATCCTCCAGTGAAGATGCAAGGATCCATCACCACCCCTGGGAGCCTGGCGTTGGCTCAAGCTCAGGCCCAGTCTCAGCCTCCCAAAGCCCCCCAGTCTGGACAGCCCAGCACCCTGGTCACCACAGCTACTGCCACCACCACTGTCGCCAAAACCACTACCATCACACGACCTTCCCCTGGCAGCTTCAAGAAGGATGTGCCG CCCTCCATCAACACCACAAACATTGACACTCTGCTAGTAGCAACAGACCAAACCGAGAGGATTGTGGAACCCCCAGAAAATGTTCAAGAGAAAATTGCTTTCATCTTCAATAACCTTTCACAATCCAACATGACACAGAAG GTTGAGGAGTTAAAGGAAACTGTGAAAGAGGAGTTTATGCCCTGGGTCTCCCAGTATCTGGTCATGAAGAGGGTCAGCATCGAGCCCAACTTCCACAGCCTATACTCCAACTTTCTAGACACTCTGAAGAACCCTGAGTTTGTCAAAATGGTCCTGAATGAAACTTACAGAAACATCAAG GTTCTCCTTACCTCTGATAAGGCAGCTGCAAACTTCTCTGATCGATCCCTACTGAAGAATTTGGGCCACTGGCTTGGCATGATCACTCTGGCAAAAAACAAGCCCATCCTGTACACG gaTTTGGAGGTAAAATCCCTCTTGTTGGAAGCCTATGTCAAGGGGCAGCAGGAGCTACTGTATGTGGTCCCGTTTGTGGCCAAAGTCCTGGAATCCAGTTTGCGTAGTGTG ATCTTCCGACCTCAGAATCCCTGGACCATGGCCATCATGAATGTTCTGGCAGAGTTGCATACGGAACATGATCTGAAG CTGAACTTAAAGTTTGAGATTGAGGTGCTGTGTAAGAACTTATCACTGGACATCAATGACCTGAAGCCTGGCACCCTGCTGAAAGACAAAGACAAGTTGAAGAGTCTGGAGGAGCAGCTCTCTGCACCAAAGAAAGAGGCCAAGCCCCCTGAAGAAATGATCCCTATTGTTAGCACAG GAGACTTTCTTCCATTTGCAGCTGCACCATCCACTCCCGCCCCAACCACCACTTGCTCAGCTACTGGGCCCCCTACCCCGCAGTTTAGCTATCATGACATTAATGTGTACGCCCTTGCAGGGCTAGCCCCTCACATCAATATCAACATCAAC ATCCCCTTGCTTCAAGCCCACCCTCAGCTCAAGCAGTGTGTGAGACAGTCCATTGAGCGGGCCGTGCAAGAGCTCGTCCACCCCGTAGTGGACCGCTCCATCAAGATCGCCATGACAACCTGCGAGCAGATCGTCAGGAAGGACTTTGCTCTGGACTCGGAGGAGTCGCGCATGCGTGTGGCAGCTCATCATATGATGCGCAACCTGACTGCCGGCATGGCCATGATCACCTGCCGGGAGCCCCTGCTCATGAGCATCGCCACCAACCTGAAGAACAGCTTTGCCGCTGCCCTCAGG GCCCCCACCCCCCAGCAGAGAGAGATGATGGAGGAGGCTGCTGCCAGGGTCGCCCAGGACAACTGTGAGCTGGCCTGCTGCTTCATCCAGaagactgcagtggagaaggctGGTCCAGAGATGGACAAGAGGCTGGCGACG GAGTTTGAGCTGAGGAAGCATGCCCGTCAGGAGGGCCGTCGCTACTGTGACCCTGTTGTGCTGACCTACCAGGCCGAGCGCATGCCAGAGCAGATCAGACTCAAG GTTGGAGGCGTAGACCCCAAACAGCTGGCAGTGTATGAGGAGTTTGCCCGTAATGTTCCAGGCTTCCTACCCAGCAACGACCTGTCTCAGCCCACAGGATTCCTTGCCCAACCCATGAAG caacaggcaTGGGCCACGGATGACGTGGCTCAGATCTATGACAAGTGCATGGCAGACCTGGAGCAGCACCTCCATGCCATCCCTCCCGCGCTGGCCATGAACCCTCAGACCCAGGCTTTGCGCAGCCTGCTGGAAGCCGTGGCCCTAGCCAGGAACTCCCGGGACGGCATCGCCGCTCTGGGCCTGCTGCAGAAG GCTGTGGAGGGTCTGCTGGATGCTACCAGTGGTGCCGATGCTGACTTGCTTCTGCGGTATAGAGAGTGCCACCTGCTGGTGCTCAAAGCCCTCCAGGACGGCCGGGCATACGGGCCACTGTGGTGCAACAAGCAGATTACCAG GTGCCTGATTGAGTGCCGTGATGAGTACAAGTACAACGTGGAGGCTGTGGAGCTGCTGATCAGAAACCACCTGGTCAACATGCAGCAGTATGACCTGCACCTGGCACAG TCTATGGAGAATGGGCTGCACTACATGGCAGTGGCGTTTGCCATGCAGCTGGTGAAGCTGCTGTTGGTGGATGAGCGCAGTGTGAGCCACATTACCGAGGCAGACTTGTTCCACACTATCGAGACTCTGATGCGAACCAGCGCCCACTCCAGGGCCAACGCACCTGAGGG GCTTCCTCAGCTGATGGACGTGGTCCGTTCCAACTACGAGGCCATGATCGACCGGGCCCACGGAGGACCCAACTTTATGATGCACTCTGGCATCTCCCAGGCATCCGAGTACGACGACCCGCCGGGCCTGAGGGAGAAGGCTGAGTACCTGCTGAGGGAATGGGTCAACCTGTACCATTCTGCAGCCGCCGGCCGGGACAGCACCAAGGCCTTCTCTGCCtttgtgggacag ATGCACCAGCAGGGCATTCTGAAGACCGATGACCTGATCACTCGTTTCTTCCGGCTGTGCACGGAGATGTGTGTGGAGATCAGCTACCGTGCGCAggccgagcagcagcacaacccCGCGGCCAGCGCCGCCATCATCAGGGCCAAGTGTTACCACAACCTGGACGCCTTTGTGCGCCTCATCGCCCTGCTGGTCAAGCACTCCGGAGAGGCCACCAACACTGTCACCAAGATCAACCTACTCAACAAG GTTCTAGGTATTGTGGTTGGAGTGTTGATCCAGGACCATGATGTGAGACAGACTGAGTTCCAGCAGTTGCCTTACCACCGCATCTTCATCATGCTGTTGCTCGAGCTCAATGCCCCCGAGCACGTGCTCGAGACCATCAACTTCCAGACCCTCACCGCCTTCTG CAACACTTTCCACATCCTGAGGCCTACCAAAGCCCCTGGCTTTGTTTACGCTTGGCTGGAGTTGATCTCTCACCGTATCTTCATCGCCAGGATGCTGGCGCACACCCCACAGCAGAAG GGTTGGCCCATGTATGCGCAACTTCTCATTGATCTGTTCAAGTACCTGGCGCCCTTCCTGAGGAATGTTGAGCTTAACAAACCTATGCAAATCCTCTACAAG GGTACCCTGCGTGTCCTTCTGGTCCTACTGCATGACTTCCCAGAGTTCCTGTGCGACTACCACTACGGCTTCTGCGACGTCATCCCGCCCAACTGCATCCAGCTCCGCAACCTGATTCTGAGTGCCTTCCCACGCAACATGAGGCTTCCAGACCCCTTCACTCCCAATCTGAAG GTTGACATGCTCAGCGAGATCAACATCGCTCCGCGCATCCTCACAAACTTCACCGGAGTGATGCCCTCTCAGTTCAAGAAGGATCTGGACTCGTACCTGAAGACACGCTCCCCCGTCACCTTCCTCTCTGAGCTCCGCAGCAATCTGCAGGTAGGGGGCGCCACTCTGGGTCCCTGGAAGTATTTGCAGCACAACGACACATCTTTAGAACAG GTGTCAAATGAGCCAGGCAACCGTTACAACATCCAGCTGATCAACGCTCTGGTGCTGTATGTGGGAACCCAGGCCATCGCACACATCCACAACAAGGGCAGCACCCCCTCCATGAGCACCATCACTCACTCAGCCCACATGGACATCTTCCAGAACCTGGCTGTGGACCTGGACACTGAGG GGCGTTATCTCTTCCTGAATGCCATTGCCAATCAGCTGCGCTACCCAAACAGCCACACCCATTACTTCAGCTGCACCATGCTGTACCTGTTTGCTGAGGCCAACACTGAGGCAATCCAGGAGCAGATTACCAG GGTTCTTCTGGAGAGGCTGATTGTGAACAGGCCTCATCCCTGGGGACTGCTCATCACCTTCATCGAGCTCATCAAGAATCCCGCCTTCAAGTTCTGGAGCCACGACTTTGTACACTGTGCCCCGGAGATCGAGAA gttgtTCCAGTCAGTGGCTCAGTGCTGCATGGGGCAAAAGCAGGCTCAGCAGGTGATGGAGGGCACTGGTGCCAGTTAG